A stretch of Gossypium hirsutum isolate 1008001.06 chromosome A06, Gossypium_hirsutum_v2.1, whole genome shotgun sequence DNA encodes these proteins:
- the LOC107962492 gene encoding G-type lectin S-receptor-like serine/threonine-protein kinase At5g35370, giving the protein MESFLFFIFGFLFYSSVSAKSFSEFIYPNFSASHFSFIDKDGAFLFSRNGTFKASIYNPEAQTNFYLCIIHVESNTIIWSANRGSPISSSGKMDLTVNGISIADPDGNPKWSTPQLRTTIYALLLTEMGNLVLLDKFNGSLWESFYHPTDTIVIGQQLPVGAKLSNAVSESNLSTGDYRFMVSASDALLQWHGQTYWILSMDTKAYVNSNYVVEYMEMNKTGLSLFGHNGSVVVIQLNLSPATFRLAKLDVLGHFTVNSFSGGKWVQEFVGPIDDCQIPTSCGKLGLCTGDSTSKAPTCSCPSDFHPASQNIGGCLPSGSSYSLPTACDSTNNVSESNSSTVSYLRLGSGIDYFSLLFSQPVRYGVRFPVCQDLCSEDCACLGMFYENSSGSCYVLENDLGSIILSSTVENDFLGYVKVLVGPISTDSGGDNSFSNEKKEFPIAAIVLLPSIGFFLLAALVFFWWKRRLHSKGGEIKLGHVNSGSSEDMDAFYIPGLPQKFDYEELEAATDNFKTQIGSGGFGSVYRGTLPDKTVVAVKKISNPGIQGKKEFCTEIAVIGNIHHVNLVKLRGFCAQGRQRFLVYEYMNRGSLDRTLFGSGPVLEWQERFDIALGTARGLAYLHRGCEHKIIHCDVKPENILLHDHFQAKISDFGLSKLLTPEQSSLFTTMRGTRGYLAPEWLTNSAISEKTDVYSFGMVLLELVSGRKNCSLKSQSHSIEDTNSGGGNSLSSSVMGLIYFPLFALEMHEQGRYLELVDAKLEGRVTNKEVEKLVRVALCCVHEEPTLRPSMATVVGMLEGGLPLGQPRVESLNFLRFYGRRFTEASMIEVERKQSDFMQFPQANASHSSTTGSNTCLSYISSQQISGPR; this is encoded by the coding sequence ATGGAATCCTTCCTATTCTTTATCTTCGGTTTCCTGTTCTATTCTTCTGTCTCTGCGAAATCTTTCTCAGAGTTTATCTACCCAAATTTCAGTGCTTCACACTTCAGTTTTATTGACAAAGATGGTGCCTTCTTGTTCTCTCGTAATGGAACATTCAAAGCTTCTATCTACAACCCCGAAGCTCAAACCAACTTTTACTTGTGCATCATACATGTTGAATCCAATACCATCATCTGGTCAGCTAATCGTGGTTCTCCTATCTCAAGCTCCGGTAAAATGGATCTTACAGTCAACGGGATTAGCATTGCAGATCCAGATGGTAATCCCAAATGGTCAACACCTCAGTTGCGGACGACAATTTATGCATTACTGCTAACTGAAATGGGTAATCTTGTTCTACTTGACAAATTTAATGGTTCTCTGTGGGAGAGTTTTTACCATCCAACTGATACAATTGTGATCGGACAACAGCTTCCAGTTGGGGCAAAACTGTCAAATGCTGTATCAGAAAGTAACTTGTCAACTGGTGATTATAGATTCATGGTTAGTGCTTCTGATGCATTATTGCAATGGCATGGACAGACATATTGGATATTGTCAATGGATACCAAGGCCTATGTGAATTCAAATTATGTGGTTGAATACATGGAAATGAATAAAACAGGCCTTTCTCTCTTTGGTCATAATGGATCAGTTGTTGTAATTCAGCTTAACTTGTCACCAGCTACCTTCCGACTTGCCAAGTTGGATGTTTTAGGTCATTTTACTGTAAATAGTTTTTCTGGTGGTAAATGGGTTCAGGAATTTGTCGGGCCAATTGATGACTGTCAAATTCCAACTAGCTGTGGCAAACTGGGATTATGTACAGGTGACTCCACTTCAAAAGCTCCCACTTGTTCGTGTCCATCTGATTTCCATCCAGCTTCACAAAATATTGGTGGTTGTTTGCCGAGTGGTAGTTCATATTCTCTACCTACTGCTTGTGATTCAACCAATAATGTTAGCGAGTCAAATTCTTCAACTGTTTCATATCTGAGGCTAGGCTCTGGTATTGATTActtctctcttcttttctctcAGCCTGTCAGATATGGTGTAAGATTTCCAGTTTGTCAAGATTTATGCTCTGAAGACTGTGCTTGCTTGGGCATGTTCTATGAAAATTCTTCTGGCTCTTGCTATGTGCTTGAAAATGACTTGGGCTCCATTATATTGAGCAGTACTGTAGAAAATGACTTTCTGGGATATGTAAAAGTACTTGTTGGACCTATTTCAACAGATTCTGGTGGCGACAATAGTTTTAGCAATGAAAAGAAAGAGTTTCCCATAGCAGCTATTGTGCTCCTACCTTCCATCGGGTTTTTTCTGTTAGCTGCTCTAGTTTTCTTCTGGTGGAAAAGGCGGCTACACAGCAAAGGTGGAGAGATAAAATTAGGACATGTAAACTCAGGTTCTTCAGAAGATATGGATGCCTTCTACATTCCAGGTTTGCCACAAAAGTTTGATTATGAAGAACTTGAGGCAGCTACTGATAATTTTAAGACCCAAATAGGATCTGGAGGGTTTGGTTCTGTATACAGAGGAACACTTCCTGATAAAACTGTTGTGGCAGTCAAGAAGATTTCAAATCCTGGAATCCAAGGGAAAAAAGAATTCTGTACAGAAATTGCAGTAATTGGAAATATTCATCATGTCAATTTGGTCAAATTAAGAGGATTTTGTGCACAAGGGAGACAACGCTTTTTGGTGTATGAGTATATGAACCGGGGCTCATTGGACAGAACCCTCTTTGGCAGTGGACCTGTATTAGAATGGCAGGAGAGATTTGATATAGCACTTGGAACTGCTCGTGGGCTTGCATATTTGCACAGAGGCTGTGAACATAAGATCATTCATTGCGATGTCAAACCAGAAAATATTCTCCTGCATGAtcattttcaagcaaaaatatcaGATTTTGGGCTCTCAAAGCTTCTAACCCCTGAACAATCCAGCCTGTTCACTACAATGAGAGGCACCCGTGGCTATCTTGCACCTGAATGGCTTACTAACTCTGCAATTTCTGAAAAAACTGACGTTTATAGCTTTGGAATGGTACTGCTTGAATTGGTGAGTGGGAGGAAAAACTGTTCATTGAAATCTCAGAGTCATAGCATTGAGGATACCAACAGTGGTGGAGGCAACTCCTTGTCCTCATCAGTGATGGGATTGATTTATTTTCCACTGTTTGCTCTAGAGATGCATGAACAAGGTAGATACTTGGAGCTTGTGGATGCAAAACTTGAGGGACGAGTGACAAATAAAGAGGTGGAGAAACTAGTGCGTGTTGCTTTGTGTTGTGTTCATGAGGAGCCAACACTGAGGCCAAGTATGGCCACTGTTGTTGGGATGTTGGAAGGTGGGCTTCCTCTAGGTCAGCCAAGAGTAGAGTCCTTGAATTTTTTGCGCTTTTATGGCCGCAGATTTACCGAGGCTTCCATGATAGAAGTGGAAAGAAAGCAAAGTGATTTCATGCAATTCCCACAAGCAAATGCTTCTCATAGTAGTACAACTGGCTCAAATACATGCCTTTCTTATATCTCTTCACAGCAAATCTCAGGCCCTAGATAA